In Chitinophaga sp. HK235, a single window of DNA contains:
- a CDS encoding LysR family transcriptional regulator, which translates to MITTNDLQLVAHIVEQGSLTRAADKMFLTQSALSHQLKDLEKRTGMQLFERVNKKLLLTPAGRRIMESATSILPQLTRLQEDIQACRKGRVHSLRISTECYTSYHWLPRIISQLRALHAEVEISIVVAATQKPLTYLMNGELDLAIISNPASHPAIQTQSLFSDNLVAVLPGRHPLAGRKSLSAEDFATENLLAYDVAEESGAYSVLQQFFRESPPASITRLQLTEAIVEMIHAGMGISIFANWAIAPYLKNRDLVTLPLKSPLRKRTWKAAYLDKQNPLIRQFISHIRQHFKPE; encoded by the coding sequence ATGATCACAACCAATGATCTTCAGCTGGTAGCACATATTGTGGAACAAGGTTCCCTTACCCGTGCTGCTGATAAAATGTTTCTGACACAGAGTGCACTGAGTCATCAGTTGAAAGACCTGGAAAAGCGGACAGGCATGCAGTTGTTTGAGCGGGTCAACAAAAAACTGTTGCTGACACCTGCCGGCAGAAGGATCATGGAGAGTGCCACCAGTATATTACCACAACTGACCCGGCTGCAGGAAGACATACAGGCCTGCCGCAAAGGCCGGGTACACAGCCTGCGCATCAGTACGGAGTGTTATACCAGTTATCACTGGTTGCCGCGTATTATCAGTCAGCTGAGGGCCCTGCATGCAGAAGTGGAGATATCGATAGTAGTGGCGGCCACACAGAAGCCACTGACCTATCTGATGAACGGGGAGCTGGACCTGGCCATCATCAGTAACCCGGCCTCCCATCCGGCCATTCAGACCCAGTCTTTATTTTCCGACAATCTGGTGGCGGTACTGCCCGGCCGGCATCCGTTGGCTGGCCGCAAATCATTATCTGCCGAAGATTTTGCCACCGAAAACCTGCTGGCCTATGATGTGGCCGAAGAATCCGGTGCCTACAGTGTGCTGCAGCAGTTCTTCCGGGAATCACCTCCTGCCAGCATCACCCGGCTGCAGCTGACAGAAGCCATCGTGGAAATGATCCACGCCGGCATGGGCATTAGTATCTTCGCCAACTGGGCCATCGCCCCCTATCTGAAAAACAGGGACCTCGTGACCCTGCCACTGAAGTCACCACTGCGCAAACGCACCTGGAAAGCCGCCTACCTGGACAAACAAAATCCGCTGATCCGGCAATTTATCAGTCACATCCGGCAACATTTCAAACCGGAATAA